AATCTGGCAAAACAGCTTCTTCAAAAAAACGTTCATAACCCTCCGCATCTAGCTTACCTTCTACTCGAGCTACTTCTTCTCCATTTTCATAATGAACGACCATTGGTGTGGCTCGAACATTATAGTCATTTCTACCTTCTTCAAATTCTAAAAGGTTATACAATTGTAAGTCCACACCCATTTCTTCTGCTTTAGGTACGAGTATTGGAGTAGCTAAATTACAGTATTCACATCGCCCACTATAAAAATAAATAGTCGCGTCTTCGCCATTAGCAAGCTTTTCCTCTAATTCATCTGGGAGAATAATATTTTGGTAAAGTGGATCATCCAATTGCTCAACTGTTTCATTATGAAGTGTATCTTTTCCAAACGGGTTGCCTTTAGCTGTCTGGGTGTTTTGATAATGCGTTAGAAAACCAATAGCACCAAACAATACGATAATAATACTCCCAAAAATAATAATTTTTTTCATTTATTTGTCACTCCTTGTCGTTTTAATCGTCATAATCATGAGGATAGAAATAATAGTAAAAGCTGTTAAAGCAAGAAATGGGATTGTTATAAAACCAAGAACGTTGATGTATTCATAATTACATGGAATATACCCACATGCTTCCCCTGCTTCAGTTAAAAAGGATAATTTTTGTACAAAATAATGATATAAAGAGACCCCCATTCCAATCACTGTCAATGGCAACGTATAATATGCTTGCTTAGCATCTTTTTTGACAGCTGCAATGCCGAGCGTAATAACTAAAGGATACATAAATATGCGTTGTACCCAGCACAATTCACAGGGCACGTATAGCTGAATTTCAGAAAAATATAAAGAGCCTAGTGTCGCGATTAAAGCCATTACCCAAGCTCCTAAAAGTAGATACTCAATCTTTTTTGCTGCAGTCAACTTAGTCCCTCTTTTCGTTTAATAGTTCTTTCATTCTTTAATTATTAATGTATCCAAAAAGTCATTTTTTGCAAAAGATTAAAGCCTCTACACAATAGCACGAACATAGCCTGAACCATATCCACTCTATTTAGTATAAGCTTCCTTTAGTGTAAAGAATAATTCTATTTATCTCAACGAAAAACCTTTTTTACAATCATTTATTTGTAAAATAAATTGGCTTGTAGCTCAATTTTTCAAGTTCAAAATTAAAAACCCACCGTTTAGATGAGTTTTTCCCCATTATCATCACCTCAATGCCAAGAGGATTCAGGTGCAGTCAGTTTGTCAACGCCTATGCTCACTCGGAAAAACCGCCCTCTATCCGCTACCGCTCCAAGACATTCACAGACACCATGCATTTTCTTCTGCCGCCTGTTTCACTTTTAGCCTAAGAAAAATGAAGGACAGCAAATGCTGCCCCCTGCTCTTCAACAATCGGGCTCGTTTGTTGAAGATTAAAATGAATACAGTTCCATTATTTTTTCTACAGGTAACTTATTCTGATTACACATATCAACAAAATAGGGTAACTGCCATTCTTGCGTCTTCATCGCTTGTTTGCTTCTCGGCCTATCCCAGATTGGATATACTCTTATTGCCATTTTGCCCTTTGTTGCAGTAGATCTAAGAATATCCTTTTCTAAAAGAATTTTTTTCGGGAAAATAAATTGACCAAACTCATCTTCACTTTTAAATGTAGCTATAACTAATAAATCCGGTGCTT
The genomic region above belongs to Bacillus sp. A301a_S52 and contains:
- a CDS encoding disulfide bond formation protein B, whose translation is MTAAKKIEYLLLGAWVMALIATLGSLYFSEIQLYVPCELCWVQRIFMYPLVITLGIAAVKKDAKQAYYTLPLTVIGMGVSLYHYFVQKLSFLTEAGEACGYIPCNYEYINVLGFITIPFLALTAFTIISILMIMTIKTTRSDK
- a CDS encoding MepB family protein — encoded protein: MNDFYTALNYVNKMIYEPNNLTLKSVQEEKQNSKYGAGIFQLASRTVRFRVANITPTKVGQFVAFWEKDINNENQPYLYEEAPDLLVIATFKSEDEFGQFIFPKKILLEKDILRSTATKGKMAIRVYPIWDRPRSKQAMKTQEWQLPYFVDMCNQNKLPVEKIMELYSF
- a CDS encoding thioredoxin family protein — translated: MKKIIIFGSIIIVLFGAIGFLTHYQNTQTAKGNPFGKDTLHNETVEQLDDPLYQNIILPDELEEKLANGEDATIYFYSGRCEYCNLATPILVPKAEEMGVDLQLYNLLEFEEGRNDYNVRATPMVVHYENGEEVARVEGKLDAEGYERFFEEAVLPD